GAAGAGCAAAGCACCTCTGGACAACCCAGAGAGCTGTAAAGTGAGtctcatggatggatggatacaggATAGACAGATACAGGATGGATACAGGATGGAGGGAAGGATGGATAGATACAGGATAGATGatacaggatggatggatggatacaggATAGatacaggatggatggatgatggatacaggatagatggatagatactgGATGGatgcaggatggatggatgatggatacaggatgaatggatgatggatacaggatggacagatgatggatggatgagtgggtggGTGCTGTGtaaagtaaaactgaaacttttgtcaagacaaaaatgcatgagtggatctggaggataatgttatttaacatttgttcaagACAAAACTGTGTAGTTGTCATTCTTCATAGGTTAtggtgttcttattttactggtctgacacacatgagatcacactggtctgaatttggaacctgaactaaagtgactttgacacccctgagttaaagcCTAGTGTGGACTTGCTGTGGGAACATTCCGGGGCCTGTGTCTTTACTCCAGTGAACAGGTCGAATATGTCCTTTTCTACTCCCTCTCAGGCTGGAGCTCGTAGCAGCAGTCTCATGGAGGTTTTGCGGATGCTGTTTGACGACTTCCTCCAGTGCTACCGGTGCCGGCCTCTGTTGGCCTGGTCCCTGTGGTGGGCTCTGGCCACCTGCGGCTACTTCCAGGTGGTCAACTACGCCCAGGCCTTGTGGGAGACCATTCGACCGTCCCAGGACTACGAGATCTACAACGgttatgtggaaacactgtcaacacTGTTGGGTGAGTGTTTACAACCATCTGTGGACGTGTACCTTAAAAAcatgtaaccctttaacccctgacatgtcgtcgatgagcgttctgaatgtatgatttatttgaaatattcataaaaattcaaatgtTAGCTCAATATGAAACATTTCAAAACATGCAGAtaaaatagaccttgttctttccatagacatctgagcatgctcagtgcacccccaccGGCTGTCTAatagggggcaaaacacagatcagtgaatgagaccgactcactataaaaatacacggtttgggctgttttttgtttgtttgttttttttacaccattttccttgtcatgtttcatttttactgttgtttgctgtgttgttgtgattttcctttattatttttactgggtttttaccgagttttgatcGTGTAACAGCtgtatggagttcaaccaggtgtcaaaaagcagctggactaatttagaaaaaaaagagccccaaaacaaaagctactgagcccaaattcaaatccttgttgttgttcagtgtgttccagttcacagttcatgttcaacatcctaaatctgttaatgatgtacattctgagtgccttatttagtaaaaacctgtcaaagttcacttcctctctttgtctttttctgttattccacctgttttgaccctaaaacacacaataaaacaaaaccattGAAGAAAAGGGACACAAGcacacactcacagcagcttttatgaacctgaacgTTTAGCTGGAATCAGGTCTCAGGGTTAAAGAAAGTACGTGGAAATCAGGAACCTAGATTCCATTGGGTTAATGTAGAAACACTGTATATACCTTctaatgtgtgtattttgtgcgtgtgtgtgtgtgcgtgtgtgtgtgtgcgtgtgtgtgtgtgtgtgtgtgtggtggtctcCAGGGGCTCTGGCGGCTCTCCTCGTCGGTTACCTCCCCGTGTGCTGGTCGCTGTGGGGGGAAGTGGCTCTGTGCGTCCTGTCTCTGCTCATGGCCGTGTGCATCTTCATCATGGACACGCTGAAGAACATCTGGGTCTGCTACAGCGCATACGTCCTGTTCAGAGCCACGTACATGCTGCTCATCACCGTGGCAACGTAAGGGCGTCAGCAGTGACCGCATgaagcatgtgtgtttgtgtgtgtgtgtcgttttTATACTCACTCtgtcttttattctttctttctttctgttgtttttttctatagtacttttgtcttttttgctcttgctttttgttcttttgttcttttctttctttttctttcactttctttcttattcattcttttgtttcttttgttctttgtcctttctttcttttgtcctttctttttcttttgttctttctttttcatatttctttcttactgttgtttcttttattttgttctttctttcttttttttcttagcaaGGTCAATTGGATTGTTTTGTAAATGGCTTTTGTTTTATAAATGAGTGTACCGTCTTAATCTGTTGAAAATATCTCATGATTTGTCAGGAAAAACATCTTTATTCTTGATTTAATAAAGAAAACAGATTAATCAAAGTGTTGTGGAGAAAAAGATCAACTTCCAATTTTAAATGAgtctttttaaatgaaaatcctCCACTCTTTTCTTATCTTTAGCTTCATAATTCTTcctgtttttgtctcttcctACGTTGTTAATTTGTATCTTTTTCAGCACAAGGTTAAAGTTCTAGATAATTTTTCAGACATTTCCAACATGTTTGAagacaaaacagaaagaaaggCATGAACAACAGGGTGTTGAAGCCATCGAATGGAATAAAATGACTCATTGTTCAGTGTTTTCAGAAGCACAGGAACCAACTGAGTCTCCTGCAATAAAAACTAAACCCGATCTCCACAAACAGAACAGATGGATCCCGGAGGTTATTGTCTTGCAGcctgggattttattttttccttgtgcatCTGTGACAGTCTTATCCAGTCTTTAACCCATAGAAATGAGCGCcttacatttatataaatatttccaCAAAAAAATGCATAGAAACAATATATATATCAATTCAcatcattttgtattttatttgtggcAAGTTTCAGATTTACAAAGTCTCTGGTTGGTTCCTGAAGGCAGCATGCGCCAATGCTTATTCATTATTCAGTGAAGAAACTATTTTACTCAAAAAAtgcttttgttatttttgtatcttattcattatttatgtgttttttggctATTTTCACTATTTTTGTGAACAAAATGAATTGCTGAATCAATCTGTAATCTCCTAATTTCTATTTACACATAGAAAAGGTATGTTTTTTACAAGTTATTTCACTGTTTCAAAATCAGAATTGTAATTTTTCAGCCTCATCTCAATGTTCCAGTACAGATGAGTCTTTATTCTACTGATGGGTGAGAATGTCATGCATATTTTAATGCAACACATGAGTTATCAGGTTATATGAAGGGAATAAAAAGATGATATATAagcagatatgaaaaaaaactgacagttaTATTACTTTGTATTACATGACTCGTAATGGTTAAAGAAGACAAGAATGAGTCACCTGTATTTTCTCAGTTGAATGTCAGTTGTGTCTGTATTATTTGATCTAAAGTAAACGAATGTCTTTGTGTTTCAGGTTTCAGATTGCAGCCAGTCTGAACATGCAGCGTTACGCCCTGGTGTTTGGCGTCGACACCTTCGTGGCTCTGCTGCTGCAGTCTCTGCtcacggtggtggtggtggactcTGCTGGACTAGGCCTGGACGTAGGCACCCAGGTGAGGAAGCGTCTTATGCCAAAACCCCCCTTGAGGTAAAGCCGTACCTGCCCATAAGCCCGGTTCCAGCATGTGGTCCACATGTTTATCACATCTCGAGCGGATTATTGCAATTCACTAATATTACCAGTTTGGACCAGTCTATCCACTGGTTCCAAATGGTCCACTTATCCGTACATCACCCTGTACTGGCTTCCctttttaacccttagatgcatgagAGTCTGGACCCTTTGGCTACACTGATGTTTAaaaactgtatggacaaaaatactgggacacgtcatgtctacagctataagatgtcctgttcatgatgatttgagataaaaacatcaatatttccttaaagtttaatgggagatttttcttcttaaatgagatgtgaagaaagtagatggttagttgtggaaggaaattattattttcagtcagagcacgaaaatattttagaaatttagaggtagaacatttaaaatcattgtcatggatgaaaaaaaaaatcaatgttgagagaagttTAATAAAAACCATTtgtgagacattttggaagcaagcataacaatttaaaccaaactaaccaatgcaatgatatttatcccaatataaaactatatttataacatttgtcattattgttttgtatcccagacccctgttaataaagaaacacctgaattcaatgtgtccacatacttttgtccatatagtgtgccATTAATAAGTGTtatcataccaactttatttataaaacactttaaaaactttATACCTGGAATTTAAGTTAAGAATTTAAGTTAATTTAAGTTAATTTAAGTtaagaatttaagtttgaacacaggaaaattttgtgatataacattagatcctgttttgatcaaataaaaatgtgtttagtatttgtgcagatttctggtgtaagtcaattcttcaaggaaataatcatttaaaaaaagaaacaaacaaaaagttgcctttttaacaggaTCGTGATGAtctcgtgatatatcgtgatatatcgtatcgtgatcctagtattgtgttttgtattgtatcaccagattcttgccaatacacagcctatTACAGTGATGGATCGATGGTGTACGTTGCTTTCTCTCTTCCAGTTCCTCATCTATGGCGGCTACTTTACGGTCATCGCCGTGGTTTTCCTAATTGCCGGACTCTTCAAACTGGCGTCCAGGAGGCGCTCTGACCAGGACGGCCTGGAGTCCAGCTCTGATCCAGCCAGTGAGACGAACTCCTGCAGATAACACATAACATCAGCTGACAGATTCAGATAGAAAAGCACTAGAGCTGCTTGTGCACAGTGACTCCACAGGGTCAGATAGGACTTAGAGCTGCAGTAGACGGTAGAAGAACACACATGGAGGCTGTTACAAACGCTGTAGGCTGCTACCTTTACCCTGTAGAACACTCCATGGTCTATTAATCCACGAGCACGAGGAACACCTCCATCATTTAGAGGCTTCTGGCTGACCTCGTGCACATCCAGCAGATATTAAGTATAGCTTTAGTCGACTACAATCTACACAGCTTCTCTGCTGCTACTGAAAACGTGCTAAAACTGAATGAAGTTCCATCCACACCAACATCTATAACAGTTAACGTTATTGATCAGAGTCGACTCGTACTTAGATTGATTAGTTCTACTGACCGATTTGAACTTAGGTCTTATTGAATAACATGAGGGAGCTTGTTGGCTTCACTTTTAGAGAGCAGTCCCAGCGTCTCCTGTCTATGgcaggggtgttgaactcattttagttcagtttacattcagcccagtatgatctaaaatgagtcagaccagtaaactgATAACAtagtaatacataaataatgacaactccaaacttttctctatgttttagagcgaaaa
The sequence above is a segment of the Sphaeramia orbicularis chromosome 2, fSphaOr1.1, whole genome shotgun sequence genome. Coding sequences within it:
- the slc19a2 gene encoding thiamine transporter 1, translated to MSVLYPTLLLCVFGFFSNMRPSEPFLTAFLMGPDKNLTETQVVNEIYPIWTYSYLALLFPVFLATDYLCYKPVLILQATSLVVTYIMLLKAQGLLAMQLLELFFGLATASEVAYFSYIYSVVEPAHYQKVTGYCRSITLFGSAVGSLLGQILLSVAKVQLLHLVIITLASAAVAFVAPWFLPMPKRSLFFHKSSGTTEEREQSSSKSLMESTEESKSKAPLDNPESCKAGARSSSLMEVLRMLFDDFLQCYRCRPLLAWSLWWALATCGYFQVVNYAQALWETIRPSQDYEIYNGYVETLSTLLGALAALLVGYLPVCWSLWGEVALCVLSLLMAVCIFIMDTLKNIWVCYSAYVLFRATYMLLITVATFQIAASLNMQRYALVFGVDTFVALLLQSLLTVVVVDSAGLGLDVGTQFLIYGGYFTVIAVVFLIAGLFKLASRRRSDQDGLESSSDPASETNSCR